A stretch of Triticum aestivum cultivar Chinese Spring chromosome 1D, IWGSC CS RefSeq v2.1, whole genome shotgun sequence DNA encodes these proteins:
- the LOC123162272 gene encoding fatty acyl-CoA reductase 2, chloroplastic, whose protein sequence is MLSLHYAVAKKCIGFPARKGGRANTKGAAASVSCMKKHLSSHGEWLPSYAVAMDRRNHIAGSAPSNEPDGIGITEFLGGKNFLITGGTGFLAEVIIEKILRTTPDVGKIYVLIKAKDSNAALKRLQNEIVGTELFKCLEQVHGKDYHHFLARKLVAVVGNVREANMGFTPELADDIAKKVDIIINSAANTTFDERYDIAMDVNTMGPFRLMSFARRFSKLKLFLHVSTAYVNGRRQGVVLEKPFSLGDTITKELGYSDSSGLRNTVLDIEAEIKLAFCSRHNSNDAASFSQEMKDLGIERARLHGWQDTYVFTKAMGEMVLDSVRGEIPVVTIRPSIIEGTWSEPIPGWIEGIRMLDPIMLYYAKGRLSGFPADGDGVVDVVPADMVVNATLAAVAKHAQALGAAPEMHIYHVGSSTAKPLIWRDMFTFFFQHFTRYPFNLASGQPIKVAPMRLFGSIEQFDSNVERDVLLWGTGETLSPRARMLFSKYAEKITHLARMYQPYGFYGCRFDIANTEALFAEMSVEEKAQFHFDVRSIEWKDYFTNVHIPGFLKHVMKGRGGSSIVGNK, encoded by the exons ATGTTAAGCCTTCACTATGCTGTTGCTAAAAAATGTATAGGCTTTCCTGCTAGGAAGGGAGGTCGTGCCAACACTAAAGGTGCTGCTGCATCGGTGAGCTGCATGAAGAAGCACTTGAGCAGCCATGGTGAGTGGCTGCCTTCCTATGCTGTGGCAATGGATCGCAGGAATCATATAGCCGGTTCAGCACCTTCAAATGAACCAGATGGTATCGGGATCACAGAGTTCCTTGGGGGCAAGAACTTTCTCATCACTGGTGGGACTGGATTTCTAGCAGAAG TTATTATTGAGAAAATATTGAGGACAACTCCTGATGTCGGCAAGATATATGTGTTGATAAAGGCGAAGGACAGCAACGCAGCACTGAAAAGGTTGCAAAACGAG ATAGTTGGCACAGAACTTTTCAAATGCTTAGAGCAAGTCCATGGGAAAGACTACCACCATTTTTTAGCAAGAAAACTGGTTGCTGTAGTAGGCAACGTGAGAGAAGCCAACATGGGCTTTACGCCTGAGCTAGCTGATGATATTGCAAAAAAAGTGGACATCATCATCAACAGTGCAGCGAATACGACATTCGATGAGAG GTACGATATTGCTATGGACGTGAACACCATGGGACCATTCCGGTTAATGAGTTTTGCGCGTAGATTTTCAAAGCTGAAGCTATTCTTGCATGTATCAACAG CATATGTGAACGGGAGGAGGCAAGGCGTAGTGCTAGAGAAGCCATTTAGCTTGGGAGACACCATCACGAAGGAATTAGGTTACTCAGATTCTTCAGGACTTCGGAACACTGTGCTTGATATAGAGGCAGAGATCAAGCTTGCTTTTTGCTCCAGACATAACTCGAACGACGCAGCATCTTTCTCTCAAGAAATGAAGGATTTAGGCATTGAGAG GGCAAGACTCCATGGCTGGCAGGACACCTACGTTTTCACCAAGGCCATGGGGGAGATGGTCCTCGACAGCGTGCGAGGAGAGATACCAGTGGTGACGATAAGGCCAAGCATCATCGAAGGAACTTGGAGCGAGCCCATCCCAGGTTGGATAGAAGGAATCAG GATGCTTGATCCGATTATGTTGTACTACGCTAAAGGCCGGTTGAGCGGGTTCCCTGCCGACGGTGACGGTGTCGTTGACGTG GTTCCGGCAGACATGGTGGTGAACGCGACCCTCGCAGCGGTGGCGAAGCACGCTCAGGCCCTAGGTGCGGCACCGGAGATGCACATCTACCATGTGGGATCATCGACGGCGAAGCCGCTGATTTGGCGCGACATGTTCACGTTCTTTTTCCAGCACTTCACGAGGTACCCCTTCAACCTGGCGTCGGGGCAGCCAATCAAGGTGGCGCCGATGAGGCTCTTTGGCAGCATCGAGCAGTTCGACAGCAACGTCGAGAGGGACGTGCTGCTCTGGGGCACCGGCGAGACGCTCTCGCCTCGGGCGCGGATGCTTTTCAGCAAGTACGCCGAGAAGATCACCCACCTCGCCCGCATGTACCAACCCTACGGCTTCTATGGTTGCAG GTTTGACATCGCCAACACCGAGGCGCTCTTCGCAGAGATGTCAGTGGAGGAGAAGGCGCAGTTCCACTTCGACGTCCGGAGCATCGAGTGGAAAGATTACTTCACCAATGTGCACATCCCGGGGTTCCTGAAGCACGTCATGAAGGGGAGGGGCGGTTCCTCCATTGTTGGAAATAAATAA